In a genomic window of Candidatus Bathyarchaeota archaeon:
- a CDS encoding APC family permease: protein MITESQTRKKTSKPIGLFDIVMAGLSGAIGFEIFVLLDYAYFHLAGPDMLIALALGGLINFLVMLSYSELSSAMPKAGGEYTYIKTAYGGYVSFIFGCLRWLASIFAASLAAVAFVLQLSYLFSAVSPQLQTAVMDQAWLISLILVLVMGILEVRGVRQVGNIVVLAFILLFAGFIIGGFFEGINTINLQASTLPTGVSGIFAAIVYVFPMFIGTRAIVANAPSSKSERDISRGLLLSALMIIPIYILLAFVAVSTVSPQDALAQTPLLTFAAGKVFGSYGSIIFAIAGMTACLSAIGTSLSVQSSIARGMSRDGYFPKILLSIHSKFGTYHIAAIVGVVFIMFLSTLGAVPFLGYAASFGSLLVFALVNLSLIRLRKTKPYMNRPFKTPLYPFVPLLGLVISIALMFVPILIGDGNAIDALFSSLGLTGIVMVSYYLRMVGRYRAQIALGGIGIGVGFLLAVSAVLSVGSVVDFLPFLPSYIQLVLAVVLIITGFFNVTAHIKRKTENSEAQSSEGLRDRLAKLFKFST, encoded by the coding sequence ATGATTACCGAAAGCCAAACCCGGAAAAAAACGTCCAAGCCCATCGGTTTATTTGACATAGTTATGGCTGGACTCAGCGGCGCGATAGGCTTCGAGATTTTCGTGCTCCTCGACTACGCCTACTTCCACCTAGCTGGACCCGACATGCTAATCGCTTTGGCATTAGGTGGACTCATAAACTTTCTAGTAATGCTCAGTTACAGCGAGCTATCATCAGCCATGCCTAAAGCTGGAGGCGAATACACCTACATAAAAACCGCTTACGGCGGCTACGTCAGCTTTATCTTCGGATGTTTGCGATGGCTCGCCAGCATCTTCGCCGCCTCTCTAGCTGCTGTGGCGTTTGTTTTGCAACTCTCCTATCTTTTCTCAGCTGTCTCGCCCCAACTTCAAACAGCTGTAATGGATCAAGCATGGCTTATTTCTCTTATCCTCGTTTTAGTAATGGGCATCCTCGAAGTAAGAGGCGTCAGACAAGTCGGTAACATCGTGGTTTTAGCCTTCATTTTGCTCTTTGCTGGTTTTATCATCGGCGGCTTTTTTGAAGGCATCAACACCATAAACCTTCAAGCGTCAACGTTGCCAACCGGCGTCTCAGGGATATTCGCCGCGATAGTCTACGTGTTTCCTATGTTTATTGGAACACGCGCTATAGTTGCCAATGCGCCCTCGTCAAAAAGTGAAAGAGACATCTCCCGTGGGCTTCTCCTTTCTGCCCTGATGATAATTCCCATCTACATCCTACTTGCCTTCGTCGCGGTAAGCACCGTATCTCCCCAAGATGCGCTAGCGCAAACTCCCCTTCTAACATTTGCAGCAGGCAAAGTATTCGGCAGTTACGGTAGCATAATCTTCGCCATAGCAGGCATGACAGCTTGTCTATCCGCAATCGGTACCTCGCTGTCAGTTCAATCCAGCATCGCCCGAGGTATGAGCCGAGACGGTTACTTCCCCAAAATCCTCCTCTCAATTCACTCAAAATTTGGAACCTACCACATTGCAGCCATAGTGGGCGTAGTTTTCATCATGTTCTTAAGCACTTTGGGCGCTGTGCCCTTCTTAGGCTACGCGGCTAGCTTTGGTTCCCTTTTGGTCTTTGCCCTTGTTAACCTCTCACTGATACGGCTAAGAAAAACAAAGCCCTACATGAACCGACCGTTTAAAACGCCTCTATATCCCTTTGTTCCCCTTCTGGGTTTGGTTATTTCTATCGCCTTAATGTTCGTTCCCATCCTGATAGGAGACGGAAACGCCATCGATGCTTTATTCTCCAGCCTTGGACTAACTGGCATAGTTATGGTAAGCTACTATCTGCGCATGGTGGGTCGCTACCGAGCGCAAATAGCTTTAGGCGGCATCGGCATCGGCGTAGGCTTCTTACTTGCGGTTTCTGCTGTGCTCAGCGTAGGCTCAGTCGTTGACTTCTTGCCCTTTTTGCCCAGCTACATTCAACTCGTGCTAGCCGTTGTCTTAATCATAACTGGCTTCTTCAACGTAACCGCGCACATCAAAAGAAAAACAGAGAATTCTGAGGCACAGTCATCCGAGGGTTTACGAGACCGCCTCGCTAAACTCTTCAAATTCTCGACTTGA
- a CDS encoding PadR family transcriptional regulator: MNPKNVNKAQSKLAKGLLDMIILQYLEKNAMHGYQLITTIRKNFGIYFGPSTIYPLLGQLEKSGYIESAWNMNSERPRKEYKLTEQGRNLLNVTQNSLLMICQKISPVITEKTPGPRLIVA, translated from the coding sequence ATGAACCCAAAAAACGTAAATAAAGCTCAATCAAAACTTGCAAAAGGCCTCCTAGACATGATTATCCTCCAATACTTAGAGAAGAACGCTATGCACGGCTACCAGCTAATCACAACTATCCGCAAAAACTTCGGCATCTACTTCGGCCCCAGCACCATATATCCACTTCTTGGGCAACTAGAAAAGAGCGGCTACATCGAAAGTGCCTGGAACATGAACTCCGAAAGACCACGAAAAGAATACAAACTAACCGAACAAGGAAGAAACCTGCTGAACGTAACTCAAAACTCGCTGCTCATGATTTGCCAAAAAATAAGCCCAGTTATCACCGAAAAAACTCCGGGCCCAAGACTTATAGTCGCATAA